In Cicer arietinum cultivar CDC Frontier isolate Library 1 chromosome 7, Cicar.CDCFrontier_v2.0, whole genome shotgun sequence, the genomic window TATTACCATCCTACCTTAAATCCTACTGGGGCTCCACCGCCAGGGAAACCTCCCATGTTTAAATCATCTATAGGTATGCTGAACTTTTCATATTTGACTGGTTAAATAACGGATCTGTAAATGATACTGTTTGACACCTCCCTTATTTAATCAATTTGTATGCTGAACTGCAGGACCTAGAATTCCTTTGTCTGGTGCTTCGTCAAGTACTGCAGCAGAGTCTGAGGATGGAGTATTAGCTGTACCTCCACCTCCGCCACCGCCACCACTGCCTGGTGCTAGTTCATCTGATGGTGCTGTTTTACCTGCATCTTTGCCATTGCCTCCCCCACCTCCCATGCCTCCAAAGCCTGCTGCTGCAGTGCCTACATCATTACCACCACCTCCATTGCCGCCTCCACCTCCTGGTCCTCCACCTAAAGAGCAAGCTGTAAATCGGTCTATACCTCCTCCTCCTCCACCTCTTCAACAGTCTCAGCCACTTCCACCTGGCACAAGTGAAGGTGAAGAAAGAAATCAATCAGCATTGACAGATAATCTATCTTCCAAGGACCCTGGTCAGGTAGgcttatttttagttaaatgaCTTGTGCTTTATCTTTCAAGGCATGATCTGATAGTTTCAGTATGAAAGGACCTGAAACTATAGATATATTCAAAGTTTAGAAGCATTGGTGCTGTTGTGGGCATTTTTTTAATCCTAAATGATTCAGTGTGGGGATgctgatatttttaaaaatttaggatGTGAGTATGGCtggaaatattttaaaacatatttgtaTACTTACAAAAGTAATACTAAAAAACACTAAATTGAAGTACTAAAGACATTTTGAATGTTCTATTGGGTTGCCGACAATTTTTAGTCTATTTCGTTGTGTTTTGTCCACTTCAAAACCAATTTTCAGTGTTTTTAAACGTTTTCAAAGTATGTTCAAGTTGAAAAAGGACAGATATGTAGGCTATTGTCTCCTGTACAGTTGTATGTGTATGACTATTTGATCTTGCATCCAGGTATACCATATGCCACAGGTTTTTGTCTATTCATGCTTGATAGATGACTACTAGACACTTATCATGGTTTCCGAATGGGAAAACATTACATTTGACTGCTCTTAGTTTGAAACCCAGGCTTGCTATGATTATACTTAACATAAGCTTCTTaggaaataacatttttttctttctgaaatGTAGGTGCAGCTTCCTCCGCCTCCTCCTCCACCAAGTCGAATGCCACCAAATTCTGGTGCTATTCAGTCTGATGGTGCTGTGGTTTCTACTGACAATAAGAATTCTCTGTCAAACCAGGACATACAAAAAATGCTTCCTGGGCCTCCTCCTCCAAGGCAACAACCTACTGCTCCAGGACCTACATTAATCCCAAGTTTACAGCCTGATGTGTTGCCCCCTGGAATATCTCGGTTCCCACCACCCCCACCACCACCTGATATGAGGCCTCCTCTACCTGTGGCTGGTCTTCCTGGTCAGGCACCACCACCTGGAATGATGGTCCCCCTAATCCCAAGGCCACCATATGGTCCTCCACCTGGGCCTCCTCCAATGATGAGACCGCCACTTCCACCTGGCCCTCCTCCAAACTTTCAGGAAGAGGATCATATGGCAAGTAGACCGCTTCCTCAGAAACCGTCATATGTTAAGTCTGCTGCTTCTACTGTTGTTAAAAGGCCATTAGCTCAGCACACTCCAGAACTCACATCTATGGTAAGTTGATTCattttgtggtatttttttaGCCTGCTTTTATTTTGGCTCTTGAATTTTATTCTTCTCCATACCTCTTATTAAGTACAGATTAAGTTCAACTTAGTTTCAAAACATAACCCTTTTTCAAGTAAAGTTTCTTTCAATAGTGTATATTAATATTTCAAGATCGCTCAATAAGCTAATGGCAACATACTGTATATTATTATGATGCTACTATTCGAGACCAGTTCAAAATAATCTTGTCACTCATtcatgaaaacaattttttttttgaacttgATCTATCTGAGCGTGTCCTGCTTTTGCCGNNNNNNNNNNNNNNNNNNNNNNNNNNNNNNNNNNNNNNNNNNNNNNNNNNNNNNNNNNNNNNNNNNNNNNNNNNNNNNNNNNNNNNNNNNNNNNNNNNNNNNNNNNNNNNNNNNNNNNNNNNNNNNNNNNNNNNNNNNNNNNNNNNNNNNNNNNNNNNNNNNNNNNNNNNNNNNNNNNNNNNNNNNNNNNNNNNNNNNNNNNNNNNNNNNNNNNNNNNNNNNNNNNNNNNNNNNNNNNNNNNNNNNNNNNNNNNNNNNNNNNNNNNNNNNNNNNNNNNNNNNNNNNNNNNNNNNNNNNNNNNNNNNNNNNNNNNNNNNNNNNNNNNNNNNNNNNNNNNNNNNNNNNNNNNNNNNNNNNNNNNNNNNNNNNNNNNNNNNNNNNNNNNNNNNNNNNNNNNNNNNNNNNNNNNNNNNNNNNNNNNNNNNNNNNNNNNNNNNNNNNNNNNNNNNNNNNNNNNNNNNNNNNNNNNNNNNNNNNNNNNNNNNNNNNNNNNNNNNNNNNNNNNNNNNNNNNNNNNNNNNNNNNNNNNNNNNNNNNNNNNNNNNNNNNNNNNNNNNNNNNNNNNNNNNNNNNNNNNNNNNNNNNNNNNNNNNNNNNNNNNNNNNNNNNNNNNNNNNNNNNNNNNNNNNNNNNNNNNNNNNNNNNNNNNNNNNNNNNNNNNNNNNNNNNNNNNNNNNNNNNNNNNNNNNNNNNNNNNNNNNNNNNNNNNNNNNNNNNNNNNNNNNNNNNNNNNNNNNNNNNNNNNNNNNNNNNNNNNNNNNNNNNNNNNNNNNNNNNNNNNNNNNNNNNNNNNNNNNNNNNNNNNNNNNNNNNNNNNNNNNNNNNNNNNNNNNNNNNNNNNNNNNNNNNNNNNNNNNNNNNNNNNNNNNNNNNNNNNNNNNNNNNNNNNNNNNNNNNNNNNNNNNNNNNNNNNNNNNNNNtatatatataaatttcattgGCAATGGAATAATCATGTAAAAGGGAGTACCTACGAGTACCATAAGCGGATCAATACTGGGTAGTGGGTACATACTCGGTGCGGGTACTTCACCATTACCTATGCTCCAAAGCTTATAATTATCAATCAtgaaacattaaaaattatcgAAACAATCACAAAATATTAGGGAAATGTAGCTCCTGCACGTAACATTTTTGAGTCTTACTTTTTAACTCAGGAAATGTTATCAGGCACAAAAAGTTTACATAGGTAATTGCTTTGTTTGCCGAGTAGAAGTGTTCTATTAATGGCAAAGAAAGGTGGATCAAGTGATCAACTGAACAATGTCTTATGCACTTGCCAGTTGTTAGGGGCCTAAGGGGAGTTATTGGGCCCCAAAGAGCACTGGAGCATTTTGTTCATCATGTATCACATAACCTATGATTTGGAAAGTTCATTCTAGAAGAAATAAGGAGAGGTGCTGAGCTGGCAGTCAGAAGAAAAGTGAGGTGGGTGGTTACTTGATTTTGTGGGTTACGGTTTGAAGAGTCTGAGTACAGAATAGGAAGATGCTCTTGAGAATTCTGTTATTTTGTTATGGATCGAGAGCAATAGCTTTCCGTAGGAGATTAGCTCTATAATAGCACTCAGTAGGAGCTTAGCTCTAAGGCAGTAGGAGTCTCATCTTATCTGCAATTCCCCTTATTCAAGCAATAATACCAATCGTTTCCTTAAATTAAATTGGCAATTGTTTACTGCTGAATGCTCCATTATTTATCTGTTGGTTCTGGTTTGTATTAGCAGTTTATAATGTAGATTTATTCATGTCATGCATGAGTGAACAATAAACAAGCTAGGACAAACTAGTTGTTACAAAACTCATTTAACCATAGAGATTACAATTGCACATTAGATTAGTATGACAATTTGATTGTCGTGATGATGGAATGCAACCATATAATTGATTGACTTTCACCTTTGCATGGGTATAAGCTCATGTGGTGAGAAAGGTTGATGTagaaaaatgatcaaaatttgaattcTCTATTTTTAATGCGATGTTATCTGAGTAATGTTTATCAGTTAAATAAGTTAACAGATGTTCTAAATTGTTCACGAGAGAACTTAAACTGGCATCACTTGTTAGTATTTTGATCTCTTTGTATATGTAATTTCTCTTATTGAGTCTGGATCATGTTTTTTATACTAGGTTCCTGCATCAGTGCGGGTGAGAAGGGAGACTTCAATGACTAAAACAAAACCGAAACCGGCAGTGTCAACTTCTACGATAGTCTCTAGGACACCAGCGCCAACTATTGTAAAACCGGAGCCAGTGAGCTCATCATCTGCTCCAAAAGCACAGAGCATTGATGATTCATACACAGCTTTCTTAGAGGACATGAAAGCCCTTGGTGCCCTTGATGGTTGAGATCATTGTGAGGGGTCGAGTCACAAAATGGCGAGGATGTGCACAGTAGTTTTTATTCAATGAACCATTCAAAGAACacattcttttttgttttttaaattttcttgatGATCAAGACCTTGAAAAGTCTTATGattctaattaatatattcTCTCTTTAGTTTAAATTGGTGCACTGTTATTCTCTtagttttataataattgacattttattcaaaaaactTATCTTTTAGATAATGGTTGTAATGGCTGATCTCTTTTAATGGTTTACCACTGTATGTAATTATTGGTTTTAGGAtttgggtttatggtttaaaaGTTTGGGTTTATAACTTTTAGGATACGAGTTTTCTGATAGAATTATTTAGggcattaattaaaattttaaaaataaaaggtatTGACATAAAAGGGGTTTTGGAAAAGTTTTTAATAAGAAGTGTATTTGTTAATCAGCTTAAATAATCAAGTCTTATTTGCAATTGCTTTAACATCTTTAAGAAGTGTATTCATAGAATGATGAAAGCCTGATGAAGAATAATTTggaatttgattatttatcgGCGTATCAAACAactttttattctaaaataaatagttaataaaaaaaaggagaatATGAAAGCATGTTGTGTGGGGAGTGTTTGGATTGCGGCttttataatattgataaaCTGACAAGTGATAGAGAGATTGTTTATCCAAACTGAGTTTTGAAGCATTGGCATCATGTTTATTGAAAAGTAGGGATGATAATTAGGTGCAGACTAAATGGGTACCACCAAAAATAACTCATAATGGATATCCACCCCGCACctgcacttatataaatatattatttatttatttattatattaatatttaatttaattaattgttttattttatattttaacatctattaatataattgaaccactacaatataattaaaagaaaaatatttgtaaacttcttaagaatttgattatgatgaataggTAAATAGTTgcgactttataattatatcttattaatcgtaactttataattatacttgcaactttctATCAATTGTTGTTAcaaatctcgaataatattGTTGTAGAACTTGCAAtttcataaagtattattatgaatatttgaatgtgtattgtaactagtattcatttgaaatattttgagttagaaaatattttaatttataatattttatcattgaatttaaaatatttagataatttttaaatttaatcacaacaatgtaatttatttatcaatcttTTTAGTTAAAACGTGGATAATGAATATGAATACGTACACTTAGATTCTCAGATGGTAAAGATacgaatattaaaattaatactcAATAAAGTACTGACACAAAtacaagtatttttttaaatcatggGTATGAGGACAGTAGTACGCTAGCCATACCTAGTGATTGTCATCCCTATCCAAAAGTAACATTGGAAAAGTGCTCATTCATTCTAAATTCagaaaataaaatgactaaACATTTTTGACTTCCAGCATTGCCAACACACTCTCAGACGAATATTCGCTAATAATACACGGCCGCACCTAACACTACCCCCATAATGTTCTTGACTGAATGACATGTGAAAATGAACTGTGAATTTTTtactcaataatttttttataaaatattttttaatccaataatgAACTCCACTtccaaattataatttcaacttacatatatttaattattcttttgaCTTTATGGTAATCCCAAGTGAATTCTATCCGTTGCACATATTGTATAAATGAATATGAACACGAATATGCTTTTCTTCTTGTTTTATAGTGCTTGGTTACAATTTAGAAACTCAGCTAAAAGTACACTACAATCAATACAcacataaatttaataatatttgattgtATCTAACCCTGACGCAGCATtaataaaaagctaaaaaattcaaaattgaaccAACCAACATCACATGTATCCCCATTCATCCATACCCACTTGGTTTTCTAGAagctgagtttctcataccatTGGCCATCTTATCTTATACTACTAACATTTTAGGACTAAAAAAGTCAACTAGGGAAGGTAAGTTAAGGCCTGTGGGGCACAGCACTCATATCCATTGGGTTGAATTGAATGACATTATGTAACTATAATAGGATCTGATAAAATTAGAAATTTGAGGGAGACATTAAAATTGACTACTACAAAAATTGGAAACTGTTATTTGACCATATCTTATGAGATTTATGTGAAAGTGAAGTATAGATGATTATTTGTCTCTTAGCACAGTAgtctttcatttcatttttttcaactgATTTGGCCAATGAAGACTGTTCTTTCCATTGGTTTCTTGTTTTGTTGCTCATTTCTGTTGCTTCTTTTGGATTCTTCAACTTCACTTCCTCTATGTGTTGATTCAAGTatgtttatcttttttaaaatgttttattcgCTTGTCTCTTTTTTCCATTATagatatatatgtgttttatttttttggtctaGGAGCACCATTTTCTCTCAATACCACACTCAAATTTTGTTCTTACAATGGAAGTACATGTTGCAACTCCATACAAGATGCACAAATACAGAAGCAATTCCAAGTCATGAATGTATCTGATACTGCCTGTGCCTCACTTTTGAAATCAATACTTTGTGCGGTAAGGTCTTGTTTATccctaaaattttatttattttgatgagaAACCAAAGAACAAGAAAAAACATTCATGGtttttatatgatatatgaagtagttattttttttcttataggCAAATGTTAGCATATTAGTTAGTTATTCACCAGGGTTTGAACTTTAGTCCTTTCACCTTCAACCCCTAGATCAAACCAGTTGAGCTACCCAACCCTATTTATTTTTTGCTTGAATCAACAACATATTACAAGGTATGATAGGTTGACCAACCGCTATTACCGTCAACTTTGATCTATAAGTTTCTTGTGTGAGAAATTAAAACTTACACCAGTATGTTTGGTTTCACTTTTGgataaacaaaattgattttagaggTGTAGActtgattttgatatgtttgagTAGAATTGATTATAGTTAAAGCTTGAATTTGGAACTTTTGCCACTACAAATGATTTTTAGcctcaattttattattcaactcacttttacatgaatttatttaaacataaatcactttacattcaattcacttttaatcaaaatcaattcattcaaattaatttttgtcacCGCAGAATCAATCTGGTGGTCAAATTGAAACCTATATTAGTAACCAAGGTTTTAAACTGCAATTGCAATCACGGCCTTGATCCTTAACATTGCAGAGAAATTCAGTTGAATGTGATCGTTGGAGCCTTAATTACAGTTGtggtgaataaaaaaaaaacttgacgCTGCGACTTAGAGGGCTGTCGCagacttttttttaaaacctgctagtagtagtagtagtaaccACTGATTTTCAATTCAACGATTAACTTTTAACATGCATGTAGTTAGCtaactttgtttgtttttagAGGTGTGATCCTTTTTCAGGGCAGCTATTTACAGTTCAATCCACACTCAGATCAGTTCCTGTGCTATGCAATTCTGCCATTCCAGCAAATTCTTCACAGTCAAAAGCATCACTGCAAGACTTCTGCTCTGAAGTATGGGACACATGTCAAACTGCGTCAATAATAAACTCACCATTTTCCCCTTCCTTACAAGGTCAAGGAGGAAAATTACCATCTAATACCAATGGAACAACACTGAATGAACTATGGCAGTCCAAAACAGATTTCTGTAATGCATTTGGTGGAGCCTCAAATAATGAATCAATATGCTTTGAGGGAAAACCTGTTGCATTAAACAACAATGAGTCTCAAATTAACCCTCCTCATGGTTTGTGCCTTGAGAAAATTGGTAATGGATCTTATCTCAATATGGTTGCTCATCCAGATGGATCGAACCGCGCGTTTTTCTCTAGTCAAATGGGAAAAGTTTGGTTGGCGAGTATACCGGAAGAAGGATCGGGAGGACAATTGGAGCTTGATGAATCAAGTCCATTTGTTGATCTGACTGATCAAGTTTATTTTGATACACAATTTGGAATGATGGGGATGTCATTTCATCCAAATTTCGCAAACAACGGTCGATTCTTCGCTTCGTTTAACtgtaataaagataaatggtcTGGATGCAATGGTATATGTTCTTGTAATTCAAATGTTAATTGTGATCCATCAAAACTAGGTACTAGTAATGGTGCTCAACCTTGTCAATATCAAACTGTTATTGCAGAATATACTGCTAATGGCACTGCATCTCAGCCATCGTCGGTACACATTTTTATCCTATACATATGAAATACTACTTTGGAatgaaatatattgaaaaaatggTAACTGAAAAGTTGATGTGTCTGGTCTTAAATTAAGATTAGAAATGTCAACTTTTCAGTTAccatttttcattatatttcaTTCCAGATGGACTAATAATTTCTGAAAATAGTTCAATTAAGTGGATAGAATAGAACTAGCTAATGATTCCTGAATTTGCAGGCTGAAAGTGCTAAACCATCAGAAGTGAGAAGGATATTTACCATGGGACTCCCATTTACATCTCAACATGGTGGTCAGATACTGTTTGGACCTAATGATGGGTATTTATACTTCATGATGGGAGATGGAGGAGGTACAGATGATCCATACAACTTTTCACAAAATAAGAAATCATTGCTTGGAAAGGTTATGAGGCTTGATGTGGACAACATTCCAAGTGAGTAATATATCCCTAATGTAGTAACTCTATACTAGTAGCTTGagcacttttttttataaaacattctaccatttaattgattaaatgtTGAGATTGAGTAGCTCAACTCGGTTGAACTAAAAGTTGAAGAAGTTTGACAAGTTAAAGGACCATGGTTTAAACTCTGGTGCAGGAGAAAATACTAACATCTGtcaatctaaaatataaaaaaaaaaagcttaaaTGCTAGCCATATAGATGAATGGAAATTTGGTTGTTCTGTTTTTATGAGCATTGTAAAGTTTATTGAGTactgataatattttataatccCTCACTCTTGACAATTAAATCTATTATCATGAACCTTCAGGTGCATCAGAGATTAGTAAACTTGGACTTTGGGGTAGCTACTCCATTCCTAAGGATAATCCATTCAGTGAAGATAAAGATCTTCAGCCTGAAATATGGGCCTTGGGATTAAGAAATCCTTGGAGATGCAGTTTTGATGCAGAAAAACCTTCCTACTTTTTCTGTGGAGATGTTGGACAGGTTTGTGAATGCTTATCTCTAAATAAATTTCAGAAATGATATTTGTACACTTAGAAAAATTTGAAACCTGCACCGCTGGTTAATGACGTTCAAAATAAGGGTTAATGGCATATGAAGTTTGATCAATGAGTACACCATGATTGGAATTGGATAACTCATTAATCATTCACTGAGTTTCATTAACGATGATATTGTTCATTATTAACTAAGTTGTATAACTGTTATGCAAGAGAAactgttttctatttttcaaaactttagaAGAGTTTATAAAAATTTAGGATTCATTTGGCTTGAAAAATGTCATCAATTTTCACTAATAAGTACAAACGTATACAGTCTTATACGACTAAACATCTACAAGGAAAAAAGTGGAATGGAATGTTTTTAGTTACATAATGAATTTGCAGGATCTTTATGAAGAGGTTGATCTCATTACAAAAGGTGGAAACTATGGGTGGCGTGTTTATGAGGGACCCTATCCAGTCACTCCTACAGAGTCACCTGGAGGCAATACCTCTCTTAAATCCATAAATCCAATTCCCCCCATACTGGGATACACCCATtctcaaataaacaagaatgaaGGATCAGCATCGATTACCGGGGGATATGTTTATCGATCCACGACTGATCCTTGCATGTTTGGAAGGTATACAagctttttcttttcatttatggCCTTCATCCAGTTTTCATATTATGAGAGTCCCACATTAAATAAGATATAGTCTGAAAAAATGTTTATAAGTGGAAGACATCCTCCACCTTACAAattgaatttgtatttttttaagatgATATCAGAATCTATCCAAAATCTATCACTTGGACCACACTCTAGATGTCTAGTACTGGTTGTAAAACCTGTTGCAGTTGTGCCGCGATACTCAATATTGCAGAGAATAGTAACTAAATGCGTTTTTAATCAAAGTCAAGTTGCAGTCACATAGACATCAAAAACCTTGATGTCGCGGCTTAGATATTGTCTATGGAACTCTTTTTTTAAAACCCTTTGGTTCTTTTCAGGTACCTGTATGCCGATCTTTACGCGGGTGCAATTTGGGCTGCCACTGAAGACCCTGAGAATAGTGGAAATTTCAGTACTAGCAAAATCCCATTCAGTTGTGCTCATGATTCTCCTATACAATGTGACTCAGTACCTAGTAGCTCCCTTCCAGCTCTAGGATACATCTTTTCATTTGGGCAAGACAACAACAAAGATATTTATATTCTTGCAAGTAGTGGTGTTTACCGAGTTGTTCCTCCGAGTCGATGCAGTTACACTTGCTCACAGGAAAAGGCGGCAACAACTCCTAGtccttcttcttctccttctccGTCTCATGCAAGCCATTTGAGTAacttctatggatatctgtttCTGCAGCTTTcgtttttgttgtttcttttgatgtgtttgatgtAGTATAGGCTAATTATGATCACTGTTAATTACTGATAGAAACTATAAGAGAATATTTTATTCACACATTCTTTCTTGCTTTGTACTCTTTTGCATCTCATTTTGTGTAAGTGTAATGATTAAGTAACATATAAGTGGATGGAGATTCTAAAACACTACTAATTGGTCATATCAATCTGGCACAGAATCTTCAATATAGCATGAAATGCTACTACCGTGAGCAACATGTTCTCCATTTCAGTGTTCTAAAATACATCATGAGGTTATTTTGAGAACATAAATTATGCTATCAAGACTAcacaaattgaaaatttaaaacttatttcAAAAGTTgcaaaacaatgaaattataaGGTTACTTTGAGTCATAATGATTATGAATTCCCTCATTGCTTTCCTAATATGGAAATGCAGCCTAACTCAAGGTTTGCACCCCAACCTTGTTTTTAGTGTAAAAATTTGAGCTAACCCAATATCCAGAACACTATTAATTATGTAAATCTCACTGTGAATCCAAATATCTAGTAATTGGGCCTTAAAGTCCTTACATTGGTTCTGAAATTGAACTTTGTTGATCTCAATCATGTAGAGGCAATTTATGTTAAACGGGAGACATGTGAGGTTGTTGGACTTTAAAGAATTGACAATAGAGTGAAGAAGGGCACACATAGAACAAGGATGCAGGGAGGGGGCTAaaggaaaatatattattaatgaaaccatattttagagaatttaaaacatttaaatgttttaaactttttttttttttgataaaaaataatgcaCCTATCTATTGCTTCTCAATAAATTAAATGGATTTtggaattttaaaattcatgttTAAGGATGGCAATAGGTATATATAGTTTCAGATAAAACTCATCTGCTACCTTGGATAAAAATAATGGAATGAatatcatttttcaaatgaaaaaaattattatgt contains:
- the LOC101497894 gene encoding protein EARLY FLOWERING 5, producing MKTTKGGKVMNPTDAYRKELRKKELKRNKKERKKVREVGILKKDPEQIKKQIDNLELMKADGALDKARKHKKRQLQDTLNLVMKKRKEYEEKMREKGEAPIMFSHLGPPRRRTSAEEEERVNNPTPEDSVYYHPTLNPTGAPPPGKPPMFKSSIGPRIPLSGASSSTAAESEDGVLAVPPPPPPPPLPGASSSDGAVLPASLPLPPPPPMPPKPAAAVPTSLPPPPLPPPPPGPPPKEQAVNRSIPPPPPPLQQSQPLPPGTSEGEERNQSALTDNLSSKDPGQVQLPPPPPPPSRMPPNSGAIQSDGAVVSTDNKNSLSNQDIQKMLPGPPPPRQQPTAPGPTLIPSLQPDVLPPGISRFPPPPPPPDMRPPLPVAGLPGQAPPPGMMVPLIPRPPYGPPPGPPPMMRPPLPPGPPPNFQEEDHMASRPLPQKPSYVKSAASTVVKRPLAQHTPELTSMVPASVRVRRETSMTKTKPKPAVSTSTIVSRTPAPTIVKPEPVSSSSAPKAQSIDDSYTAFLEDMKALGALDG
- the LOC101498215 gene encoding HIPL1 protein-like isoform X2; its protein translation is MNVSDTACASLLKSILCARCDPFSGQLFTVQSTLRSVPVLCNSAIPANSSQSKASLQDFCSEVWDTCQTASIINSPFSPSLQGQGGKLPSNTNGTTLNELWQSKTDFCNAFGGASNNESICFEGKPVALNNNESQINPPHGLCLEKIGNGSYLNMVAHPDGSNRAFFSSQMGKVWLASIPEEGSGGQLELDESSPFVDLTDQVYFDTQFGMMGMSFHPNFANNGRFFASFNCNKDKWSGCNGICSCNSNVNCDPSKLGTSNGAQPCQYQTVIAEYTANGTASQPSSAESAKPSEVRRIFTMGLPFTSQHGGQILFGPNDGYLYFMMGDGGGTDDPYNFSQNKKSLLGKVMRLDVDNIPSASEISKLGLWGSYSIPKDNPFSEDKDLQPEIWALGLRNPWRCSFDAEKPSYFFCGDVGQDLYEEVDLITKGGNYGWRVYEGPYPVTPTESPGGNTSLKSINPIPPILGYTHSQINKNEGSASITGGYVYRSTTDPCMFGRYLYADLYAGAIWAATEDPENSGNFSTSKIPFSCAHDSPIQCDSVPSSSLPALGYIFSFGQDNNKDIYILASSGVYRVVPPSRCSYTCSQEKAATTPSPSSSPSPSHASHLSNFYGYLFLQLSFLLFLLMCLM
- the LOC101498215 gene encoding HIPL1 protein-like isoform X1 — its product is MKTVLSIGFLFCCSFLLLLLDSSTSLPLCVDSRAPFSLNTTLKFCSYNGSTCCNSIQDAQIQKQFQVMNVSDTACASLLKSILCARCDPFSGQLFTVQSTLRSVPVLCNSAIPANSSQSKASLQDFCSEVWDTCQTASIINSPFSPSLQGQGGKLPSNTNGTTLNELWQSKTDFCNAFGGASNNESICFEGKPVALNNNESQINPPHGLCLEKIGNGSYLNMVAHPDGSNRAFFSSQMGKVWLASIPEEGSGGQLELDESSPFVDLTDQVYFDTQFGMMGMSFHPNFANNGRFFASFNCNKDKWSGCNGICSCNSNVNCDPSKLGTSNGAQPCQYQTVIAEYTANGTASQPSSAESAKPSEVRRIFTMGLPFTSQHGGQILFGPNDGYLYFMMGDGGGTDDPYNFSQNKKSLLGKVMRLDVDNIPSASEISKLGLWGSYSIPKDNPFSEDKDLQPEIWALGLRNPWRCSFDAEKPSYFFCGDVGQDLYEEVDLITKGGNYGWRVYEGPYPVTPTESPGGNTSLKSINPIPPILGYTHSQINKNEGSASITGGYVYRSTTDPCMFGRYLYADLYAGAIWAATEDPENSGNFSTSKIPFSCAHDSPIQCDSVPSSSLPALGYIFSFGQDNNKDIYILASSGVYRVVPPSRCSYTCSQEKAATTPSPSSSPSPSHASHLSNFYGYLFLQLSFLLFLLMCLM